Genomic window (Pseudomonas sp. L5B5):
CGAATTTGTTGAGCAGTATGGTCAAGTGGTTTCACCGTCTTCAGGCTTCCCAGCTAATGCCAGCGACAGCGTCAAGACGCGAGCCTGACCTCTCATTAAGAAGTTCTGTTCGAGTTTTGCAACCTGAATCGCCCCCGGGTTTCGTAGACACCTCCATGCCTTAAAATGAGACCAATCAGGAGGTGCCATGAGCAACCCGCGTTATCCCGAAGAATTCAAAATCCAAGCAGTCAATCAAGTGACCGAAAAGAAGCTGCCTGTCGCTGAGATAGCGGCCCGTCTCGGCGTGTCGACGCATAGCCTCTATGCCTGGATAAAGCGTTACAGCAAACCTCAAGAAGAACGGCAGCAGGATGATGATCAGCACGCTGAGCTACGTCGTCTGCGAGCGGAACTCAAGCGCGTCACTGAAGAGCGAGACATATTAAAAAAGGCCGCCGCGTACTTTGCCAAGGAGTACGGCTGAAGTACGCCTTTATCAAGCAGCGCGCGGGCGATTATTCGATTCGACGGCTTTGCCTGACGCTGAAAGTCCATCCCAGCGGTTATTACGTCTGGCTGTCTGAGCCGCAATCTGTACGCGCCAAAGACGACCAGCGACTGCTGGGTTTGATCAAGCATTCCTGGCTGGAGAGCGGCGGCGTTTACGGCTATCGCAAAATCCACGACGATCTGCGCGAGGTCGGTGAGGATTGTGGTCGTCATCGTGTGGCGAGGCTGATGCGTCTTGAAGGTCTGCGTTCTCAGACAGGTTATCGACGCCGCCCTGGAAAGTACGGCGGTAAGCCAGCGGTCGTCTCACCCAATTTGCTGAAGCGCCAGTTCGATGTTGTGGAACCCAACAAGGTTTGGGTAACCGACATCACGTACATTCGTACGTATGAAGGCTGGTTGTATTTGGTGGTGGTACTGGATCTGTTTTCTCGGCAGGTCGTTGGCTGGTCAATGAAGTCGCAGATGACCAGTGATTTAGCTATTGATGCGTTGTTGATGGCGGTTTGGAGGCGTAAACCGAAGCAAGAGGTGATGGTTCATTCCGACCAAGGCAGCCAGTACAGCAGCTCCGATTGGCGCAGCTTTTTGAAGGCTAACAATTTGGCTGCCAGCATGAGTCGCCGAGGCAACTGTCATGACAACGCCGTGGCCGAGAGTTTTTTCCAGCTTCTGAAACGGGAACGGATCAAGCGAAAAATCTACACCACGCGGGAAGATGCTCGGAGTGATGTATTTGATTACATCGAGATGTTCTACAACGTAAAACGCCGCCATGGTTTCAACAATCAGCTGTCACCGGTAGAGTTTGAAAAGCGTTACGCAATGAGCTTGCAAGGTGTCTAGAGAATCCGGGGCGATTCAAACACAGGCGTTCTGGGGCAAGCTCGCAGAGGAGCGATGTGTATTTTTTGTAGGAGTGTCTAGAGCAAAGCAAAGGCTCGTAATGACCAGCTGTGATCTACGCCCTCGTCCCAAAAGCTCAAAAAAGAGATGGGACGAGCGTCGGAGCCAACACGGCGAGTTTGTAAGCCATGTGGTGAGGCACCAAACCTGCTCGCTCCATGCTTGGAAGAGGTAAATTTGCCTAATTTCTGTGGAGCTATAGACCAAGGAGGAATGAATGGGAAGCAAAATCCCTGAGGCTAGGAACGCTCTTGGAGCAAAAGTCAGTGCACTGCAATATGAAGGGAACCCTGTAGGACAGTTATCTTGCCCATCCAACGGGTGCGAAGCGCGGCTATCTTTCGTCAAGCGACATGACAGACGATACGCCACCAAAACGATTGAGGTGGCTCCTTGCTTCAGGCTGAAAAAGCGGTTCAACCACGATGCTAACTGCAAATACAATCTTGGGGGACAGCTCGGCATCATCGCAAAAGGATCATCTTCAGATTTGTTTTCGGCCATCTCAGCGTCAAAATTTGAGTTTCGTCTTCACATACTGATCAAAGCCCTATGGGAGCTTGATGACGCAGAAGTGGATGCTAGGGGGCGAGGCTGGGCATCCACCGAATCGCAGAACAAAAGTTATGGAAACAAGGGCCGCCTTTCCAACTATCTGAAAACCCTGGGTCAGATACTCGAGCTGAGGGCATTGTGTGAAGACAATGACGAGCTCAAAAGCCTCGTTACGCTGAAATCCAAGGAAACCACCATCCCCTGGAGTAAGTTCTACTTCGATCACAGCAACCTTTGCGACTTCACTCGCCACTACGGTACGGGCACCCTGACAATTCCATTGGCTATTGCCGGGTATGTTCAAGACATTCGTCCACCTAGCGATCGATTCCCATATCACGTGGCAGAGCTCACCTCTCCCTATGTTGAGCCCGACAAGAACGGCATCGTCCGCAAGCCCGTGCCTCAGGTGATTTTAAAGCAGTCCCCCCTCGCCGACCTGCTCAAACGCCAACATGAATACATCTTCTTTGGGCAGTGGAAAGCCCGTGTCCGCCGAACGAGCGGCCGAGGGGAAAACTCTAACCAGACCTGGCTCTTCGAGAACATCGAAATGTACATTGACCAAGCGGATCATTTCGTCGAGTGCTGAACAGGCGTCATTCTGTCCAGCGCATAAAACAGCAAGCGGAGCGCGCAGGCCACCGGCCGTAGACGTGAGGATGGAAGCCCATCGGGCCGAGACACGGAGTGGCTCGGTTTACGACAGCCGTCCGCAGAGCGGCACGTCCAATGTCTAGACAACATACGACGTCCCCCGCAAATTCTAAGACTGCTCGTCGCCCAAGGCGCGCACGTCTCTTGTGGATACTGTGTCACTCGGTAGCTGATTGGCGCTTGGCGGTGGCCAGAGCCCCCGCCAAGCCCACCACAAGGCCCGCGTAATCCGCCCGGGCCGCATTTACGGGGCATACTGAGCAATCGTCCGTTCGACGTGGGCATCGGCCAGCCGATAGATATTCAAAAGTTCAGCGTCAAAGGCGTGTGCTATCTCCTCCAGAGTTGGAGAGTCACCCAGTCGGTCAAACGTGCTTCTTAGGCGGGATTTCACCTTCTCGTAGACTCTGCTAAGCACCTGGTCGCTCGCCAGATACCTTCTCAAGCTAGAAAGCTTGTAAGGATCAGTAAATCTAGCTGCCGCATCCTGAACCATCATGTCGTATTTCGACGTATTTACCGAAAACGCGGGGACAGTGTAGAAATGGTAGGCACATGCCTTCCTGATGCGCTCATCTTGCTCATAGTAGGCCTGCTGTTGCTCATTATGCTCGTGGTAAGCCTCCTCCTCTGCTGCTTCATTAGCGCTAATCATGCTCTCGACTTGCATCTCGGCTTTCGACGCGAACGCAAGCAGATCGAGATCGTCTTCTTGGTAGGCTACCTGCTTCAGGAACGTCGCTATCCCCATCACCTTGTAATCCAGGAAATAGTCGTA
Coding sequences:
- a CDS encoding IS3 family transposase (programmed frameshift), which produces MSNPRYPEEFKIQAVNQVTEKKLPVAEIAARLGVSTHSLYAWIKRYSKPQEERQQDDDQHAELRRLRAELKRVTEERDILKKGRRVLCQGVRLKYAFIKQRAGDYSIRRLCLTLKVHPSGYYVWLSEPQSVRAKDDQRLLGLIKHSWLESGGVYGYRKIHDDLREVGEDCGRHRVARLMRLEGLRSQTGYRRRPGKYGGKPAVVSPNLLKRQFDVVEPNKVWVTDITYIRTYEGWLYLVVVLDLFSRQVVGWSMKSQMTSDLAIDALLMAVWRRKPKQEVMVHSDQGSQYSSSDWRSFLKANNLAASMSRRGNCHDNAVAESFFQLLKRERIKRKIYTTREDARSDVFDYIEMFYNVKRRHGFNNQLSPVEFEKRYAMSLQGV